The genome window GAGATGCTTAGCCCGGTCCAAGAGATAGGGAAAATCGAAGTTGGCGATGTTATATCCGATTATCACATCGGGATCTACCTTCTCAAGGAAGTCGCGCCAAGCCATCAAcattttctcctctttgtcGAATTCCAAGATCTGCGTGTTCACAATCAAGCTACAAGTATCCAGAACGAAAACATTTCGAATGAATGGTTTCGATTCTCCATAGCGGGTGACAACGTTTGCTATCTGAATGACGGGATCATGATTCGGCTCCGGAAAGATGCCTTTGCGTCCGGCGCACTCGATATCGAAGGACAGGATGCGAAGAGGCGCCATTTTAGCCCATTCACCATTGGGCGGGTGAGAGATCAGGTCACGATAATCGATGACAGCTTCAATCTGGCAATTTGATAATTTCTCCCGAGGGCTGAGCAGGTGGTATTTTCCGGCCTTTGCTTCCACCCATGACATACCAGCAATGTCCGTGTCAATCATGAACCTAAGAAGATACTGGATATTGTCGAAGGTGAGAATACCACCATCAGCGTTATTCCACAAGCCCTTATAATTCAAGCCTTGCGCATTATTCTCCAGCGCACTTCGGACTTTGCTGATGAACTTCGGTTCCGTGACGGTGATCTTCAGATAATAACTCTTCTGATTTCCTTGAAATCCATAAATGTTCTCTCTCATTGTTATTTGAACAGACTGAATGACTGGTTGAAATTGTCCTAGTTTACTCTCGAGAAAGGCACGGTAGGGGTCGCAATCTTCCTTGGTGAAATTCACCGGCGCCGCGATATAGAGGTAGTGCTGAAACCCGGTGACATGGAGCAAAACTGATTGCCCGGCCTGCATTAAACCCATTAGCAAACCAAACCGACTGGCAGTGAGGGGACAAATCTACCTCTGTAACACCGAAAAGTCTAACAGCTGTCTTTCCACCAGTAATCGTTCCCTCTTCTGCATCAATCTGCTGAAAGCAGATGTTATCTTTGGTCTCATCAAAGTCACCCAAAGGTGGCCGCTCCCATTGTTGGTCCTTTTCCGAGTTGCTATCTTTCAGCCCGTTGATGTCCTGGGTCAACTTTTCCAGAACTTCCTCTTCGAATTGGCTCTTCTGAGGTTGACTTGAGCCGAAGGATTTCCGCAGGCCATTCTGCGATAATGAATTAACTGTGGCGGAGGGTCCTGCATCGAGCTTTCGTTTCTTCACTGTGCCAGGGGTGTTCAGTAGGCTGCGAGGATTATTCGTTGCATCACCCAGAACCCGCTTCTGGGGCATTGCGACGGCTTCAGGCATGGTGGCGGATCATACACGAAGTCTCGTAATTCCGTTGATGGGGAGAAGGGCCGTCAAGACGAGAAAGAAACAGGGGTCAAAGAGCTTTAGAAAGTCACATAGATGGAAATGTTATCGGCAGACAATGTGCTCCCCGATTCGGGAAGTCGTGTTCTGGTCGCGCCTCGGACGTGACGCTCTATACGCGTGTATCAGATCACGTGCCTGACGTCGCGCCTCTTCCTACACAAACTGATGGAACTCATATTTGCTTACATTACTGGAAGCAAAGTAAAAGAAGTCGGGCTTTATCAAAATGACTTCCAAACGATGCACCAGATGGAATATTATTGATTTTCTGGACGTTATCTCGAAGAATCGGTCGCAGCTCGCCTGCTTGAATGTTAGGTTGGAAAGCCAATTTGGGATTCCTCTGCAAGTATATCTAGGGAATATAGGTACATTGTGTTTAATGAAGTTTCGACAACTTGGATTCAACATGCAGCCCCTGTCGCGAAGTACTCTCTATCGCGATCGTCTGTTCTCATTAGTGCTATAGATGCTGTTATAACCTGCCAGCGACTCCTCCTTCAAAGCTTGCATCTCCTTACCCTGGAACCGGTTTGGGTCCAGTGCTTTCTTCAAGGACTCGTCAACTTCTTCACCCTGAATCAGCTTGGTCAAGAATTTAGCTGACCCAGCCGCATGAGTGACCCACACTGCAGTGGCCATATATAGACCTTTGATTGACGAGATCCTGCCAACCAAAGGCAGATTGTCCGGTGTCATGGAGAAGATACCATTGAATTTCTCCTTGATGGTCAAATTCGTCTCAGCAGGTATCAAACTGCGGGCGCGCTCCAGTGTTGCGTCGAATGCGTCGACCCAGTCACCAATCGCAGTCTCATTGGGCTTGTGATAGAGCGGCTTGTGATCATAAGCGCCAAGTCCATAGGCTGTGCCATGATCACGGGCATACACGTGGAATTCAGGCCATCGAACAAACGGTGACTTGCGGGGTTTTGGCTGGCACTGTTCTCCATACATGTATGGATGCGCAACAGGAATGACCGGAATCGGCACACCAAAGTCGCAGAGATCCTCTGACCAGATGCCAGTGGCGATAACCACCTTTTCTGCTTTAACTAGTCCAGATGTAGTTCGGACACCGTTCACACTGCCATCTTCCTGAATAATCTCCTTAACATCTGTTTCTAGGAAATGAACGCTATTTTTGCGCGCCTGGTCTTGGAAAAATGAAGTGATTCTAACAGCATTTGCGGCCCCGTCGCTTGCGAAGTGCAATGCAGACAAGATGTCGTTCTTGACAAGATCAGGTGCCAGTTTAGTTGCCTGCTCAGGTGACAGTAGTTCGGCAGGCAGGCcaaccttcttcgccatgTTGTATCTGACCTTCAATCGTTCGACGCCCTCGAGAGCGGTAGCGACTTCAAGCCCTCCGATGCTCTCGAAAGCACCGGGTATCTTCTTGTATTCACTGACGGTGTCCACTGCTAGGCGTGTAAGAGCCTCCGATTCGTTGTATTGACCAATGAATCCAGGCGCATGCCCAGTAGAACCTTTCAACTGAGAGAACGAGCGATCGATGAGGACGACTTCATTGCCGTTCTCTAATGACTTTGATAGAAAGTAAGCCAAGGCTGACCCAACAATACCACCGCCGACAATAGCTATTTTGAATGATGCTTCCGAGGGATCCATCCTTGCTCGGGGGCTTCAAAACCTAAGGGATTAATGACACTTTCTGTACCATCCGTCCACAAGCTCTCAACAGGGAATCTGCCTCCTTTTTATGTTCATGGTGGGGTTCGACGAAGTAGCGTCATGAATACGAGCTATACGTAGAAAGGGGTTCGACGCCGACAACAATGAGTACCCGCAAATACGCGTGTTTTCGACGACAATTAGCGAGAATGAGTCGAGTAAGAGTAGACCCCGATACTGCTATCGCCGCTTCGATAAGTCAACTCATAATTATGCCGTCAAGAATGGCCCTACTGTACTGCGTAGTTTTGATACAGAGGCATTGTGGCCTGGCGGCCTGAGGCATAAAATGCGCCACTCCAAGTTGAAAGTCCGAAGTTCGGCCAAGAATGGGAACACGTCTTTTTCGACGTCCAACGGCTCGAATTTCTACGAAGTGATGCGTACTTTTAGCAAATTAATGGTTTAATTCACAATGCTTGGCCAATATGTTGGATGCCTGGAGGAAAGTTTGACCCACTAATGTCGACTTCACACGCCCTTTCTCTGGCATCTGGCTTTAGAATCTGATGGAAGCCTGTGAGAATTGACAGCCTGGTCAAAAGCCATCCCCAAAAGAAGGGAATATTTACCACATAATTTACCAAGTGAACCCGGGGCCATAGCTTCGGAAAAGCCCATTGAAGGAGCTGACACTGGACTTTCTTACTCCGTCGACCAATTGGCGTTGAGTAAACAATCCTAGCAGTCTATACCGCGAGTCATTAATCATTCACGATATACATTCGTGCCTACTCTCACAATTCAGACCTCTGGTGCATTGCGACGCAGCCTATTGACCCACTGCTACATGAAGCAGGTCATCTGTGCTGGCATGGCTCCCTTGTAGCCGTGAAATCCACCCCCTAGGCATTGCGACTGATCGTGCCCCTCGAAATGTCTATGTTCAGACCAGCTTCGGagatctcttcttctgagTCTCAATCCAGCTCCGATGAAAGCGACCATGGAATACTTCCAACAGCCTCGAGGAAGACCCGGGGCGAGTCTCATTCCGGGAATGGTGCACGGACTGCATCCTTCGATAGGGAGTCTGGCACTGAAAACATCTCTGAAGCATCAATGGACGTCCTTGATGTCGAAGCTCAGGGTCATACAGCATGGATGACCTCCGCCTTGCTCGAGTTTTACTGCCTCAGCAAAGCAACAGACATCCTCAATGCCAGGGAAGGCTCTCAGATGCGGTACACTCGGGACTCTCCGGAGGTACAGCATCTGGCCAAAAAGATGTATGCCCATCAATCGCAGCTGCTATCGACACATGGAATGTTACCTGGAGGCATTGAGAGCGACGAATGGGAAGAGAGAAGACAGAGGTATCGCGAAACCCTTGATGGAATTGGCCTGCAGGCCCTCAAAGGGCTAAACTTGGATGATATCCCTAAGCAGACGCCGTCTCTCGATGCAACGAAAGACGTCGTTTTGGCTTCCAAAGCCTCAAATCGGATGCAAGTCCATGTAAAAACGGATTTTGCACGACCTGCGCAAATGAGGCGTCAATACAGCGGACTGTTGGGGTTCAGAGAGCAAGATGCCGGAAGAGGCGACGCGCACGCGCCAGAGCATCAGCCGTTCGCCCTCTTGGGTAGTTCGCCTGTGAGCTTCCCGTTATTCAGGCCCAATCCGCCACCACCGACTCCAGCTATATCTCGTTATGCGACGGAATTCTCAGAAGTGAGAGTCCTCGGTCGCGGATCATTTGGCGAAGTCTATCATGTGAAGAATCATATTGACGGGCAGAATTACGCAATCAAGAAGATTCCGCTGAGTCATAGGCGGCTTCAGCAGTTGCAAGGCGGCAATCAAAATCAACTAGAAAGTATCATGAAAGAGATACGAACCCTTGCTCGACTGGAACATACCAATGTTGTCCGATACTATGGTGCGTGGGTGGAACAGGCTCATATATCTGACCTTCTTCACTCAAAGAATATGAGTGCAATGGAGTTCCAGCACGAGGAGAGCCACAGCCTGTACGTGGAAGAATCAAACGACGAGCAGAGTTTCGGAGTGGTATTTGAACATTCGGAAGTTTCTGCAGTTGAGGCACGCTCAAATTCTACGTCTGCTGAATCTGAAGCCGATGCTTCTCATCATTCGCGACGTCGCTACAGTCATGCTACGTCATCGTCGCGCTTCTCAAAGAATAGCTTAACAAGGAGtcttgaggacgacgaggaggtcgagTCGATCCCTCGAGATGTCAATTTTGCGTCTCACGGTCAGCTGTCGACGATTGGCGGCACCGATGACGATATCTTCACCGACGGACTCAGTTACGATGCGTCCAAGCTGCAGATCCAACGAAGGCGTCAAAATGGGTCTCAGCTTCCTGCTGTTGTTCTCCATATTCAAATGTCTCTGCATCCTATCTCACTGAACGCATATCTCAGTCCTCAGTCTGTGGGCCCCATAGAACATGGCCACCCGTCTTCACGGCGTCACTGCTTCCATATGATACCATCGTTGAGATTAATGCTACGTATAATCTCTGGGGTGGAATATCTGCACGCCAAAAGCATAATTCATCGTGATCTGAAGCCGGCAAATATCTTCCTCTCACCATCCGAGAATGGCGAACTCGATGGGTGCCCTTCCTGCATGGCGAATTACGGGTCCACACCTGATTACTGTCATCCCAGAATAGGAGACTTTGGTCTTGTCGCAGATGTATCACATCTGAATGACTGTCCTACCCCCTCTTTCGAGGAGAATCCAAAGCTCGAGCGTGTCGTTGGCACGGAGTTTTACCGCCCACCCTTGACCACTAATGGAGAGAATTACTCTAATGGCATGTTCCAAACCGGAAATCATCAATTCAGTTACATCATCGACGAGACCCTTGATGTTTACGCTCTTGGAGTTATACTTTTTGAGCTTCTTTATCGTCTGAACACTAAGATGGAACGACAAATGGTTCTGACTGACTTAACAAAGGGCACGAATCGACAGTCACCGACCAGAATTTGCATTAGAAACACTGTATTCCCAGCAGACTTTGCACAGAAACTCGACATGGGGTCGATCATACTAGAGGATGGTGTGTCTGTAGCTGACTCGTTGATGAGGTGTATCAGCGGCATGCTAGAGCCCAACCCTCATCGACGCTTGCGCTGTGCGGATGTCAAGAGAGCTCTGGAAAATATTCTGGACGCTACTGCCACACAGGATCGTTCCTGTTGACGCTATTGAACAAAACTGGTTGAACTCTTTTCATCAGCACTATGCTCGGGCCTACAGCCGCCTCGATGCGGGGAGGAATAGAATAGATGTGAACATAATTGAAATCATGACCCCTATATAATGCATAGATATGTATCTTGAGTTCATCTGGGGAGTCTGGATTAATGCTGCAACTCCTCTCTACTCATCTTTAATAAAACCGAGTCAATGACGAACAATAAAACCCGAGGACAGTGTATTTACACAAAGTCGGACCTGGAGAAATATACATTATCATTATCCTCTTTATCATAGGCGAGCGTCGGGCCTCGGTTTCATGGGATTTCCATGATGCATCACAGGTTCACAAGCCGTTTTCCCCGCATGATACGGTGATCCCCAAACTCCTCCAGGCATAATATGTAACATTATCTATACATAAACGCGTAAGACAAAGCTTCCTTAACTCTCAATTCACTTTGAGGGTCATCATCTATacctctttctctcttctccccaAAAGCTCTTATCCCAATTGTCAGAAAAGATGACTCGTAAAGATCCCCCCCCGACAGCTCCCTACAGCGAACCCCTTCTTCCCCAACTAGACATCAAAAACCCCTACTACACAGACCTCCACCACGAACTCCGCGCCTACGTCCGCAATTACGTAGAAACATCCATCGTCCCCTACGCTCAAGACTGGGAAACAGCGGGTCAAGTCCCCGAGGAAGTCCGACGGCGCCATTGCGACCTGGGGTTCGGAATTGTCCATCCTCTAACCTCTGAGGAAGACGCGGCAGGAATCTCATTACCCGGTAACGTGCCCCGTGAGAAATGGGATACGTGGTGTAACCTCATTGTTACGGACGAGCTTACCCGGGTCGGATATGTGGGTGTTATATGGGGCCTGGGGGGTGGAAATAGTATCGGGTGTCCGCCTATCGCCAGGTTCGGAACCCCGGAGCAGAGGCGAAGATGGTTACCTAAGGTTGCGAGGGGGGATATCAGGTTTTGCTTGGGGATTACAGAGCCTGATGGTACAATTTATGATTTTTACATCATTTAAAGGGGGCGATAGTCTCGCTGACGGGATACTAGCTGGTTCAGATGTTGCGAATATCCAGACGACTGCAAGATTAGATGGTGATCATTACGTTGTCAATGGGGCGAAGAAATGGATCACGAATGGTATCTGGGCTGATTATTGCACTGCTGCTGTGAGGACGGGGGGACCGGGAAGGAACGGCATCAGTCTGCTTGTGATTCCTTTGACTGCGCCTGGGGTGACTCGCCGGCGGATGCACAATTCAGGCGTCAATGCCAGTGGTATGACCTGCCTGCAAAAGAAATTCCCATGATTGATGCATGGCAGCTGATCGGTCAACTAGGGTCGACGTTTCTTCAATTCGAAGATGTTCGGGTACCGGCTGATAATCTAAtcggaaaagaaaacaaaggCTTCCCCATCATTATGTCGAGTGAGTACGCCCccccagaaaaagaaatccAGGTACTGATATTGTCAAAGATTTTAACCCCGAGCGTCTTACTCTTGCATGTGCCGCTTTGCGGTTGGCTCGTGTCTGCGCAGAGGATGCCTTCCACTACGCAGTGCAGCGAGAGACCTTCGGCGCGCCTCTCATCCAAAGACAGGCAATACAATCCAAAATCTTCCGGTTCGGCCTCATGATCGAGCCTGCGTATGCATTTATGGAGCAGCTcgtcaacatcatcgagCTCACAAAAGATCGACCTGCTGACGACGTGAAGATTGGTGGCATGACGGCCTTGCTGAAGGTAATGTCTACTAGAGCTCTTGAGAAGAGTGTTCGTGAAGCGCAGCAGATCCTGGGAGGCGCTGGGTATAATAAGTCCGGAAGGGGAGCACGAATTGAGCAGATTTCCCGCGACGTGCGAGTGCATGTAGTTGGGGGTGGTAGTGAGGAAATTATGATGGGTCTCGCGTTACAGGAGGAGACCAAGGCCCTTAAGACGCGGAGGCAGGCTCTTGAGAAACAGTCGAAACTTTAGGATGGTAACTCAGTGCAGATATTCATGTTTCCTGTGTCAGATGTTCAAAACTCACTACAACTCAACGATTTAACTAGCTATAAAAACAAGATCCAATTTTGCGGGAGTTTCAAAGACACCCAAAAAGTCTGAGGGCAATGTTAGTCTTCCGACCACGATCGCAGGGGTTCAAACTAGCTCCCAAGGATTGATCGATTCatgcttctcctccagctgtTGCACTCTTCTATGAAGTATATTGAGGTGGGCAACAATGTCTTTGATCGCCTGCTTAAGCAAAGGCAAGTTGTTGATAGTTTCTGGTCCGAGAGGAAACGGAACAACCTTGCCATCGAGACGTGACCTTGGAGCCGGTATCTGTCTATCAGATTCTTTTACCTGTTCCTGAATAATTGTCTGAATATCCTCCTGGACAGGGACAGCTTGTTCTTCGCCCTTCTGCACTTCCTCCGCTACACTGCTATCGGTAGTATTCGCCAAGGACTCTTTGGAACTGAGCGATAAATCTATAAATTCATCATCTTTGAGTGCCCCTGGTGCAATCGTTAACAAAGTGAAGCAAAGTCAGGATGAAGCTTACAGTCAACTCACGGAGGTCACAGTTGTATCTCCTACTGAACCGACAATTTGCGCATGCTCCGACAAGCTTCGAGCTCTCATCTGGGTTAGGTTCAACGACACACATGCGCCAAGTGCCTTTATTGTCTTTGCAGAAGCTGCATGGATCAACCGCCTCAGTGCCGCGGGTTTGCATCAGCGCAGCCGTCAATGCCGTGCTGTCTCTCAGTGGTTTGCGTATAGGTTGGCCGTCTGCGTCTATCTGCCAGTCCAAAACGCGGATTGCAGGCAATTTCTGGTATCGCTTCTGCGCCTCGTTTGGGTTATCTCCCGCAATGGGCAGGTCGGACGTGTCTACCCCCATGATGAGCTCTTCCCTTTCTGAAAAATGTGATGTCAGCCTCTTCTGAGAGAACTGATGAAAGAATCACAAACTCATACCATCCTGAGAGCCCAACGATGCTTCACATTTGCCACGGCGACGAGGCCGGTATggtccttcttcctcctcgcttTCGAATTCTGGGCGCGGTCGTTTAGGTGTAGCTATTCCGAACATACGAAAGATTCTGGGAGCTGACGGACTCAAGAGGTCATGGTACTCTTCCTTCTTCGTTATTTTCCTCATTTTGTGCCAGTCTAAAAAGTGGTTAGGATATGAGACTCTGAGATATTGGAAGGCGATGAGAAACGTCATGCAGTGGGCACCAACTTGTATACAAAGCAATGTTGCCGCGGCGTCAGAGTGAGAATGACCAAGATAAACGCACAACCACATCCCTAATGTGAAATATTCCTTGATTGAGGAATATATGGAACATCCAACCTCTCTTCATATCTTATCTCTGAAAGAGCTATGATAAGTAATCCATCTGTTCTAAGCCATATCTGCTCGTTCTTCCGAGGAAAGCTTGACCCTCTGTTGAGTACGAAAGTAAGTAGACCTGATTACACATGCAGTCTGAATTATTTTGTATTGCATCTTGTTACTCATAAAAGAAGCACTCCACAAGATCCTACATCAGCTAACAGCACGCTTAGGCCGCCGTAGTCTGCCCGTGTATAAATTAGTAGCCCACCAGCAAAGtagggaaggaaggaggaagaatgggaaGTACACCGGTACGATTGCCGGCCGAACCCCACGGTCGACTTTCAGCACTTGATTATTTGATCAGATGTGAGAGTCTGTATAGATTGTGAGTACATATTCAGAGACCTCTAGAGCTATGAAAGCATTATTTGATCTTGCACAACCACCTTTCAATACTCAGTCGGCCTCACATGATTGAGATTCGCTTCCCTACGTGAAATGGACGGTGAAGAAGTTTCACAGCTGAGTAAATAAGCAGACTCATTCTACTGCAACTTCAATAGCTCTGGTAAGGTGTGGctgatgattgattgatacCCCAGAAGTAACTACTATGAATCTATGATAGTTAATAGTTACTGTAAGTCTGTAACATGTATGGTGGCTATTACGTCATGCGGGGAAGGCTCTGTAACGTACTCTGTAACGGAGTTGTATTATAAGGTAATACTGCCCCCTGCTGTAATAATGATAGTGGGCCTATGAATGTTCTACACACCGATAAGCTGCATGCTAGTAGCAACTACCCGACTCGGTGGCAGATTCGACGATTCTTCTCCTGCCCCATGAATACTACATTTGAATAGCTGGAGCAGGTTTCTCCCAGCCTCAGTCATGAAAATGGAGAGCTTCGATGATGCGCCACGGCCGGTGGAGTTCGTCGAAGACAATGCTGCTTTAGCTAACGAGTATCCCTCAAGAGCTCCATCACAAGCAGACTACCGCACCCCAAGTTTTGCGTCTGACTTGAGCTCTACACTTGCAGAGGGATCCTTTACGTCTAACGGGACCTTGAAAGGAACTGAGGATCAGGTAGATACCACGCAGCGAAGACTTCCCGATCAAGAAGATGTCTTCAAACCTCCGCGGACCGCCTCTCCCTTCCCTCCCATGCCTTTCAGCCCGCCCCCAGCAGCTGAGATGAGCGAAGATGGacatgacgaagaggatgaggagccTCATGTTGCGACATCGTTCGAGCGTGACTCGTCACCGACCTTAGCGCAGAAGCACCGATCGGCATTTTTCGATCTCGGCGAAGAGAGCATCAACCGCATGCACAAGATCTCATTGTATGAGACGGCAACTCGATTCTATATGGTGGGCATGGATCTGTCAGACACACGGTTTCGCATTTTAAAAATCGACCGTACGTCAGATACAAATGATTTGGTTATCGTCGAGGACGACATTGTGTACACAAAGAGTGAAATGAGCCAGTTGCTGGATGCGATTGACGATGGGAATAAGATCTCCGGCGGGTTGAAGCTCAGATGCAGCGCATGGGCCTTGCTTGGCTTTATCCGCTTCACGGGCGCATATTACATGCTTCTGGTGACGAAGAGGTCGCAGGTTGCTATGGTGGGCGGCCACTATATCTACAAGATCGATGGGACGGAACTCATCTCGTTGACAacatcgagctcctcgaagcTGAAGCCCGAGAAGAACCCGGAAGAGGCACGGTATATTAcaatccttaataatcttGACCTGAGTCGGTCATTCTACTTCAGCTACTCATACGACATCACGCGCACCCTGCAACACAACATTTGCCGTGAACGCAAGCTTCATCAGGACGGGTACTCGAAAGGCTTCCATCAAGACTACAATACGATGTTCATATGGaaccatcatcttctcagTCCCGCAATCGCAGCCCTGAAGAATCCTTATCAGTGGTGTCTCCCTATCATTCATGGTTATGTGGACCAGGCCAAGATCGATGTGTATGGGCGGCTGGCATACTTGACCATCATTGCCCGCCGATCTCGATTCTTTGCCGGGGCTCGCTTCTTGAAACGAGGTGCTAATGATCTGGGATACGTCGCCAACGATGTTGAGACGGAGCAGATCGTTTCTGAAATGTCCGAAACTTCATTCCATGCTCCCGGTCCTGCTCTGTACGCCAACCCTCTGTACACATCATACGTCCAGCATCGGGGG of Aspergillus fumigatus Af293 chromosome 2, whole genome shotgun sequence contains these proteins:
- a CDS encoding NAD(P)/FAD-dependent oxidoreductase; translation: MDPSEASFKIAIVGGGIVGSALAYFLSKSLENGNEVVLIDRSFSQLKGSTGHAPGFIGQYNESEALTRLAVDTVSEYKKIPGAFESIGGLEVATALEGVERLKVRYNMAKKVGLPAELLSPEQATKLAPDLVKNDILSALHFASDGAANAVRITSFFQDQARKNSVHFLETDVKEIIQEDGSVNGVRTTSGLVKAEKVVIATGIWSEDLCDFGVPIPVIPVAHPYMYGEQCQPKPRKSPFVRWPEFHVYARDHGTAYGLGAYDHKPLYHKPNETAIGDWVDAFDATLERARSLIPAETNLTIKEKFNGIFSMTPDNLPLVGRISSIKGLYMATAVWVTHAAGSAKFLTKLIQGEEVDESLKKALDPNRFQGKEMQALKEESLAGYNSIYSTNENRRSR
- a CDS encoding putative protein kinase; this translates as MSMFRPASEISSSESQSSSDESDHGILPTASRKTRGESHSGNGARTASFDRESGTENISEASMDVLDVEAQGHTAWMTSALLEFYCLSKATDILNAREGSQMRYTRDSPEVQHLAKKMYAHQSQLLSTHGMLPGGIESDEWEERRQRYRETLDGIGLQALKGLNLDDIPKQTPSLDATKDVVLASKASNRMQVHVKTDFARPAQMRRQYSGLLGFREQDAGRGDAHAPEHQPFALLGSSPVSFPLFRPNPPPPTPAISRYATEFSEVRVLGRGSFGEVYHVKNHIDGQNYAIKKIPLSHRRLQQLQGGNQNQLESIMKEIRTLARLEHTNVVRYYGAWVEQAHISDLLHSKNMSAMEFQHEESHSLYVEESNDEQSFGVVFEHSEVSAVEARSNSTSAESEADASHHSRRRYSHATSSSRFSKNSLTRSLEDDEEVESIPRDVNFASHGQLSTIGGTDDDIFTDGLSYDASKLQIQRRRQNGSQLPAVVLHIQMSLHPISLNAYLSPQSVGPIEHGHPSSRRHCFHMIPSLRLMLRIISGVEYLHAKSIIHRDLKPANIFLSPSENGELDGCPSCMANYGSTPDYCHPRIGDFGLVADVSHLNDCPTPSFEENPKLERVVGTEFYRPPLTTNGENYSNGMFQTGNHQFSYIIDETLDVYALGVILFELLYRLNTKMERQMVLTDLTKGTNRQSPTRICIRNTVFPADFAQKLDMGSIILEDGVSVADSLMRCISGMLEPNPHRRLRCADVKRALENILDATATQDRSC
- a CDS encoding acyl-CoA dehydrogenase family protein encodes the protein MTRKDPPPTAPYSEPLLPQLDIKNPYYTDLHHELRAYVRNYVETSIVPYAQDWETAGQVPEEVRRRHCDLGFGIVHPLTSEEDAAGISLPGNVPREKWDTWCNLIVTDELTRVGYVGVIWGLGGGNSIGCPPIARFGTPEQRRRWLPKVARGDIRFCLGITEPDAGSDVANIQTTARLDGDHYVVNGAKKWITNGIWADYCTAAVRTGGPGRNGISLLVIPLTAPGVTRRRMHNSGVNASGSTFLQFEDVRVPADNLIGKENKGFPIIMSNFNPERLTLACAALRLARVCAEDAFHYAVQRETFGAPLIQRQAIQSKIFRFGLMIEPAYAFMEQLVNIIELTKDRPADDVKIGGMTALLKVMSTRALEKSVREAQQILGGAGYNKSGRGARIEQISRDVRVHVVGGGSEEIMMGLALQEETKALKTRRQALEKQSKL